In one Culex quinquefasciatus strain JHB chromosome 2, VPISU_Cqui_1.0_pri_paternal, whole genome shotgun sequence genomic region, the following are encoded:
- the LOC6043222 gene encoding ionotropic receptor 75a, which translates to MNSDVSVADPLAGFNGTAIEIADVYAPGRHLCKDIFRKSYGKWIIGRGMMFESDYRPYYDRGNFNGLQLRGVTVIDKDNVTSNDVDRILSVPGAEQGVVSFIKYHYALLVILQDYHNFKIKFRVTRGWAGRLKSGYRLGLIGVLARNEADLATTGIFMRTNRHAEFDMIHQSWEFSAGFIYRMSSILSEASNQGNFFTPFDPSVWISLAFTLVIFLVIMKVSAVFISKHSFNEPNVPIASYFVDIMGTMSQQGIAAAVSPRMTIRIILFSLLSMSVILYNYYTSTVVSGLLSSPGKGPQTIREVIDSPLTLAFLNIGYHRVLFRESKSPLIRELYEKKVLPPRRNNSIPVFISIRSVVPFLQKGGYAFHCRWFIQ; encoded by the exons ATGAATTCGGATGTCTCCGTTGCTGACCCCTTGGCTGGATTCAACGGAACCGCAATTGAAATCGCCGATGTGTATGCGCCGGGACGACACCTTTGCAaggacatttttcgaaaatcttaCGGAAAATGGATCATTGGAAGGGGGATGATGTTCGAGTCGGACTATCGACCTTACTACGATCGTGGGAATTTTAATGGCCTACAACTGCGAGGAGTGACTGTG ATTGATAAGGATAATGTAACTTCAAACGATGTCGATCGCATATTGTCTGTGCCTGGTGCCGAACAAGGAGTAGTTAGTTTTATAAAGTATCACTACGCTTTGCTGGTCATCCTACAAGACTACCATAACTTCAA GATAAAATTCCGAGTAACCCGTGGCTGGGCTGGTCGTCTCAAGTCGGGATATCGCCTTGGTTTGATAGGAGTTCTTGCCAGGAACGAAGCTGATTTAGCAACAACTGGAATTTTCATGCGAACGAATCGACATGCTGAATTCGATATGATTCATCAGAGCTGGGAGTTTTC GGCAGGCTTTATATACCGAATGTCTTCAATTCTTAGTGAAGCATCAAACCAAGGAAATTTTTTTACTCCGTTTGATCCATCTGTTTGGATATCCTTAGCGTTTACATTGGTGATTTTTCTTGTAATTATGAAAGTATCAGCAGTTTTCATTAGCAAACATTCGTTCAACGAACCAAACGTGCCAATTGCATCCTATTTTGTCGACATAATGGGTACGATGTCCCAGCAAGGAATCGCAGCGGCTGTATCACCTCGAATGACCATTCGGATCATACTATTTTCACTGCTAAGCATGAGCGTAATTCTGTACAATTACTACACATCAACTGTAGTCAGTGGATTGCTCAGTTCGCCTGGAAAAGGTCCTCAAACAATTCGAGAGGTGATTGATAGTCCACTAACGCTGGCCTTTCTTAATATCGGCTATCATCGAGTTCTGTTTCGA GAATCCAAATCACCACTCATCCGTGAGTTATACGAGAAAaag GTACTACCTCCCCGCCGTAATAACTCTATCCCGGTGTTCATTAGCATCCGGTCGGTCGTTCCGTTCCTACAGAAGGGTGGTTACGCATTTCACT gTCGATGGTTTATTCAATGA